The Alkalihalobacillus sp. LMS6 genomic interval CACGGTCATTCCGGTAAATTGCGTCACGACCCAGAAGTAGCTGTCATTAACGTGCGACACCGTCATTGCACCGGCGCCCACAGCCATCACCACAAGGGCTAATGGAACTGCTCCTTCAATCCCCATCACAGGCAACATTGGTGCAACCAAGGATGACGTGATGACGAGTGCGGTTGTCGAAGAACCTTGTGCTGTCTTTAATGCCGCTGCAATCAAGAATGGCACGAGCAAAAACATCGCTCCTGTAAACATTCCGCCGATCTCCCAGTTTTGAATAATTTCTTCTACACCTGAATTGCGAATAACGGTACCAAATGACCCGCCGACACCTGTAATTAACAACACAGGCGCAGCATCTTTTAACGCTTGCCCGACCCAGCCATTCAGCGTTTCTTCATTAAAAGCTGGAAGTAATGGCAGGGCTGCAATCACACCTACTAAAAGCGCAATGACTGGTTTTCCTAAGAAAACAAAGAACGACGCTATGCCGTTATCCACTTCGGCAACAGTCAATATTGAGCCGACTGCAATTAAAAGAATTGGCAAGAGAATGGGCAAAAATGCTGAGAAGGTTGATGGCATTTTTCCAAATGAAGCAACGACTTTATCGTAATCGAATTCTTCACCGGTTGCCGATACATCTTCAGGTACCTCAATCTTCGTTGCCACTTTAATCGACCAGAGATAGCCGACTAACGTTGCAGGCACAGCGACGATGAACCCTATGAAGATCACCGTTCCTAAATAAGCATCTGCGCCAAGATTCCCTGCCGCTGCGATTGGTCCTGGCGTTGGTGGAACGAGTGTATGCGTTGCATAAAGCCCTGTTGCTAGTGCTACAGACATGGAAGCCATTGAAACTTTCGCTCGTTTTGATAGCGCTTTCCTTAAACTGTTTAAAATAATAAATCCAGAATCACAAAATACAGGAATCGATACAATAAAGCCAATAATGCTCATTGCCAGCTGAGGATGCTTTGGTCCTACAATTCGAAGGACAACCTCTGCCATTCGATACGCCGCACCAGCTTTTTCAAGAATGACGCCAATAATGGTACCGAACACAATAACAAGACCAATACTCATTAACAGATTTCCAAAACCGGAATTAATGCTTTCAACGATTAAATCAAATGACATTCCCGATGCAAACCCTACAAATAGCGTTCCCATTAATAAGGATAAGAACGGATGAACCTTAAATTTGGACGTTGCAACGATAATGAGCAGAACCCCTAAGGCAATAATAAAAAATAACATCAACCTAACCCCCTTTTAGAGCAGGCATGTCAACCTGCTCCTTATTTAGTTTCGAGATGCAAAAAACGTTCGAACGACTTGCTCTGTCGCAAACGCGACGTATTCCTCGCAATGCTCAATCGCCTGCTGCAAATCCATTGGCCTGTTTACAATACTGAAGACGCTTGTGATTCCGTATTGATAGAGTTCTTCAATCCCTTGCCCAACGGAACCTGCAATCGCAATAACCGGAATTCCCTTCTTCTTTGCCGCTTCTGCTACGCCCATCGGTGTTTTACCTGAAGCAGTCTGGTAATCAATCTGCCCTTCTCCTGTTAACACAAGATCCGCGCCTTCAAGTTTTTGCTCCAAACCTGTATAGTCAATCACAAGATCAATGCCTCGCTTCATCGACGATGGGAAGAACGCTTGAAAGGCTCCACCAATCCCGCCAGCAGCGCCTGCCCCTGCTCGATCATGAAGACGAATCGTTGTCTTTTCTTCGATTAAATCAGCCCACTTCGTTAAATGGCGATCCAGCGTTGCGACCATCTCTGGTGTCGCTCCTTTTTGCGGACCAAACACTGCTGATGCGCCTGTTGGACCAACGAAAGGATTTTGCACATCCGATGCAATCATAAAAGTCGATTGAGCAATTCGTTTATCAAAAAGAGAATCGTCAATAGAAGCGATGCGTCCGATCTCTTCCCCGCCAAATCCAACAGCTTTTCCATCTCGATCTAACAGCTTCATCCCAAGCGCTTGAAGCATGCCCGCTCCTCCATCGTTGGTCGCGCTCCCGCCGACTGCTAAAATAAAGGATTGATAGCCAGCATCTAAAGCCGCCTTGATAAGCTCTCCAGTGCCATATGTTGTCGTTACCATGGGGTTACGCTCATCCGACGGAATCAATACAAGTCCTGACGCGCTTGCCATTTCAATGACACACGTCTCGTTATCGCCTAATACCCCATACTCGGCTTTTACCGGCTGACACGTCGGACCTTTCACCATCACGGCTACTTTTTTTCCGCCTGTCGCAGCAACAAGGCTATCCATCGTGCCTTCTCCTCCGTCCGCAGCAGGAACCAAAACTGTCTCCGCTCCTGGAAGCGCTTTCGAAATCGCCCGTTCCATAACCGCCGCCACCTCGACAGCGGACAAGCTTCCTTTAAAAGAGTCTGGTGCAATCACTAGTTTCATGTTGTAACCACCTTACCTATTTCGTATAGTTTCCATTATAATTTGCATAGAAGGATTAATCATCGTGCATGATAGACAAAAAAGAAGCCTTTTTTGTATCATTATTTGTGTATGAATGAATTATTTTTAAAAAAGACGACATCCCTTGTGAAAAGGAGGCGCGCACATGTTAACAAACGACATTGCGATTGAAGTCGTGGAACAAACCACACGACGATTAAACCGACACATTAATATCATGAATCATAACGGCATGATTCTCGCCTCATCAGACCCCACTCGCGTCAATCAAATTCATGACGGTGCCGTTCACGTGTTGAAAACAGGCGAAAGTTTGACCATCCACAAAAAAGATCGTGCGAAATGGATGACCGCAAAGCCTGGAATCAACTTGCCGATTGAATTCCAAGGCACGATAATCGGCGTCATTGGCATTACAGGTAATCCAGCTGAGATTTGGGAGTTTGGCGAGCTCGTCAAAATGAACACCGAAATGATGATCACCCAAGCCCATCTGTTTGAACAATCCGAGTGGAAACAGCGCGTACGCGATCAACTCTTTCATGAGCTCATTCAGGAAAACGCGTCGCCACAATCATTGACAAATAAGGCAAAACAAGCAACGTTCCAGCTTGTCCCTCCTTTTCAAGTTAGCCTAATTCGCGCAAATGCCGTCAACATGAAGCGAAGCGTGCTGCTGAATCTCCTGTCCACAATTTTCAATGAACAAACGACCTTAATTGGCTATGCAACAGTGGATCAAGTTTATTTGTTAACGACGGCACAGCATTCTGACACCGTATCAAAAAAGGTGCAAAAGCTTCACGCTCTGCTCCAGCAAAAAAACGTCTCGGTTCACATCGCTACAGGCACTGCCCGGGATGACCTTTCTTCGATTGCGTCATCTTATCAAGAAGCGAAGGCTGGGCTTGAATTAGGGAAAGGACCGGTCACATCTTTTCATGAAATTCAAACGCGAGCGTTATTGCGTGAAATGCCATCGCAGTCGCAAAAACACTACTATGAATCCATTTTAGGAGACCTAGCGGAAAAATACCTCGACACCCTTGAACATTTTTTCACACACAACGGCAATATAGGTGAGTGCGCCAAATCGATGTTTATCCACCGCAACTCCCTCGTGTATCGTTTAAAGAAAATTCACGACAGCACAGGCTACGACCCACAACGGTTTGACGATTCTGTTCCCCTCCAAATCGCCATTTGGTTGAAACGATTGAACGAAGACGAGATACGCCTTTAAAAAAACCTCTAACGACAGACGAAACCCTCCGTTCAGACTGTCACTCTTCGGGAGTCGCCGTCTGAGGCCTTCATCAACACAAGAGTGTAATCGTCCCCCTTCTACGACTTTTGTCTGAGGTCCCCTCATGCAAATTTCTTACTTCCCCCTCCCCCTTTTCAACGATTCAAAACATTCCCCTCTTTCGTACAATGAAAGGAACAAAACGAAGGAGTGAATGAAATGAAAGAAGTGATCGTCATTACAGGTGCATCAAGAGGACTCGGGCGTACGTTAGCGCTCCATTATGCAAAGAAGGGCTACCGCTTAGCCCTTTGCGCCCGGAATGAAGAAGCCTTAGCACACGTAACAGAAGAAGCACGACAACTTGGCGCTGAAGTCGTGGCTGTTCAAGCAGATGTTGTACATGCGCAAGACGTGGACCGGTTTGTCTCCGTCGTGGAAGCCACCTATGGAACGATCGATGTGTTAATCAACAATGCGTCCATTTTCGGCTCTGGCCCGCGCCAATTAGTCGATTACGAGGAGCAAACGTTTCAAGAAGTGCTCACCACAAATGTATTAAACCCTTTTCTCATGACAAAACGTGCTCTTGCAACGATGCTCGCAAATAATCAAGGACTGATTATCAATATCACGTCCGCCGCTGGCAAAACAGGTTTCGCCGAATGGGGCGCTTATGGCGTATCCAAATTTGCGCTAGAAGGGTTAACCGAAACGTGGGCAGATGAATTGTCCGACACCAAAACGGAAATTTGTTTACTCGATCCCGGAGAAATGAACACAGCCATGCATGACATTGCTGTTCCTGATTGCGATTACCCGCTCCTTGAAACAGAAGAACTGCTGCCGCTGTTTGACCAAATTTTACAAAACAGAGGAACAGTTAACGGCAAACGCTTTGACATTTACCGCTACCTAGAGGAGGTCCAATCATGACGAATCTTATGTCGCTACATGACGCCTTCACATTGCCAGCACATCTTCATGCTCACACCCCGCCTGAGCGTATGAACGTTCATCGTGAAAATGTGAAGCTGCTTCATACAGAGAGGGGCACGGACCGTATTCACCATCACCAATTGAACGAGTTGACACAGATTTTACAACCAAACGACTTGCTCATCTTCAACCAAAGTCGAACGATTCCTGCTCAACTTTTTAGCGAAACGCAACAAGTGACGATTCGTTTGGCAAGGCAATTAAGCGAGACCAAATGGGAAGCATTGATTCTTAACAATGATGCTCAAGCTTCGCAAATCGACCTAAAGGAAGGAGTGACCGTTGAACTTCTTGGCACCGGGAGCGAGGCACCGTTAACACAAATCGTGTTTCATCACGTGAACGAACCGATGTTGTCTTACCTCCATAAGTACGGGGAACCGATTCGGTATGAATACATCAACACGCCATGGCCACTTGAAGCGTATCAAACCGTCTTCGCCACGGCACCCGGTTCAATTGAAATGCCTTCCGCTGGACGCGCGTTTTCTTGGACACTCATTCAAGCACTAAAAAACCAGCAGATTCAAGTCGGCTTTCTGACCTTACACGCTGGCATTAGCTATTACGAAAACAACCAATGGCCAAATCCACGGCATCACCCAGAGTCTTACGCCATTCCTGCTGAAACCCTAACCGCCATTCAACAGGCAAAAGCGAAAGGGGGTCGCGTCATTGCAGTTGGCACAACGGTTGTCCGTGCATTAGAAACGTATGCGCAAGCGCCACATGCTTGCGAAGGCGAAACCAAATTATATATTCAAAAAGATACACCGTTACAGCTTGTGGACGGCTTACTGTCTGGCCTACACGAACCCCATTCCAGTCATCTCGATTTATTAAGAGCGTTTTTGCCAGATGAGATCCTACTCGCAAGCTATCAACAAGCGTTGCAACACGAATACCTTTGGCATGAGTTTGGCGATCTTCATTTAATGCTGTAGAGGAGGCATCGATCATGTACGTTCATCATATTGGAATCGATGTACACGACATCGAACGCTCGATTGCGTTTTATCGCAATCTATTTGACGCAACACTCGTCAATCGTACCTCTCTGAACGGAGAAGAACTCGTTTTCTTACAAATCGACGCCATGCAGATCGAGCTCATTTCTTCACAAACAAAAAAAGAGGAAGACCCGTGTTCTTCCTCCATTCACCTTGCGTTTCGTACCGAGACATTTGAATTAGATCTGGCGCGCTTTTCCCGCCATCACGTCCCAGTTGAAGAAGGGCCGTACACCCTTGAAAACGGCTGGAATGTTGTCTATTTCCGCGGCATCAACAACGAACTCATTGAATTACTGGAAATCCCCTCTACATCAAGCCATGCTTCACTGCAAACAACGCCGCTTGCGTCCGATCGTTCACATGAAGCTTCGAGAACACATTCGATAGATGCGTTTTAACCGTTTTTTCCGTGATCCCTAACCGATCCGCAATCTCTTTATTACTGAACCCTGACGCCACTTCAACAAGAACATCCCTTTCACGTTTCGTTAAGTGGCCAATCGCTTGCTCTTCTTCAGACATCGGCGTCGCAATTCGATTTAACACGAATTTCGTTACTTTATCGTGAAGTTTATTTTCCCCTTCCAAAACCGCGCGCATCGTCTCAACGAGGTCTTCAGGATCAATATCCTTTAATTGATACCCATCTGCCCCAGCTTGTAACGCTGGGATGACGTGGTCTTTATCCGAAAACGAACTAAGGACGAGGATTTTGATCGCTGGAAAACGCGCTTTAATCTGCTTTGTTGCTTCCATGCCGTTTAAAACAGGCATAAACAAATCCATTAAAATGAGATCTGGTTCCACGGTTGAAAGCAGTTGGAGCGCCTCTTCTCCGTTGCTCGCCTCTCCCACAATCTCCAAATCTTCTATCGTCTCAAGATAGAAGATTAACCCCTTTCGTACGACGGTATGGTCGTCAACAATCATAATCTTCATCGCTGTTCTCCTTCCATACGCCCTAACGGCAAACAGATTTCTACCGTTGTCCCACTATGTAATGCAGATCGAATGTCGAGCGCGCCGTTCAATTCCTGCACCCGTTCCTTCATATTTAAAAGACCCATTCCTTTTTGAACGGTATTCATTTCAAACCCAACACCCTGATCGGAAATTTGGACAATCACACTTTCGCTCGCAAAACGAATTCGTACCAGCACATCATTCGTTCCCGCATGTTTCTGGCAATTATTTAAGGCTTCTTGGATCAATCTCCACAAACACACTTCCAACGGTTCCCCAAGCTGCTTTAATCCTTCAATTTCAACCTCGACATCCAAGCCAATGAGCCGTGCATACGCTTCAACTTTTGTCGCAATGCCCGACTCTAACCCCTCCGGTCGCAGCTGTCTCGTTAGATTCTTCAGCTCTGCCAACGCTTGACTCCCTAGCTGATGCACATGACCAATCGACGCCTTTAATTCCCCATCCTCGATTTTTCGCTCAACACCTTTCGCATGCAAGATGAGCGAAAACAACAGCTGATTGACGCTATCATGCAAATCCCGGGCAAGACGATTCCGCTCTTCTCGACGCAATAACTGCTGTTGCTGTCGCTTCAGCTCAAACTGCTTTAACTGTAAAGAAATATGGGTCAACACTTCATATAAGACAGGGTCCACACTCGTAAGATGCTGGTCACTAAAAACGCTCAATTCAAAAACATCATCCTCCAGCTGAAGCTTGACCGTTTTCGTATAAAAGCCGCGCTCCCCTGTAAACGTCGACCAATCATTGAACGTCAACCGAACGCCCTTCCATTGAAAAAAAGATTGCAGCGTCTCGCCAATCGTTACTAAGTACTCATCCTCATGATTCAAATCCCGCTGATGGGCTAAATATCTTCCTAATTGACCAAGTAAAACCGTCTGCTTCTGCTCTTCCGTATACGCATTGAACCGCTTAATCGTCGCCCCAATTTGGTACGCAACTGTTTCAAATAATTCCAATTCTTTTAGCGAAAATTCATCAATCGCTGGCGAAGCAACGTTAATTAATCCTAAAGACTCAGCACCTGCCTTAATCGGAATCGTCGCATGTCGCGCTAATCCATTTGTCTCGCCCCAGTCGTTCTCTTTCGCCAACTTCAAACGCTTACAATTTATAATGTTAATCGGTTCGTGAAGCTCACCGTTTTTATACTTGTTTACGCAATAGCACGTGCCCTCTTTCAGCGGCGCACATTGACGATGGGCCAAGCCCTCTGGCAAGCCCGCTTGTGCCACGAGTTTCTGCGTCCCCTCTGGAGACACAATAAACATCCAGCCCGTTTCAAGACCCGTCGTCGCAAGAAGTGACTCCAGGACCGCTTGAAGAATCTCCTCTAACCGCTCTCCTTCATTTAACGTTTTCGCAATTTGTTTTAACGTCTCTACACTATCCATCTCCCGCTCCCACATCCATCTGTCTTTCTACTAGTTTACCATGAGAAGGGGGAGGAAGCGGTTCATTCATTCTAGAATAAATGCGAATGTTATAAACATGTTTTGTTCTACGTTTAATCCTAAAACGTTTATGTACATACGTGTTAAAAATCTCCTTAGAGACTTTTAACATGTATCGCTATCCCTCTTACCAAGATGCTTTTTTCACACCTGGAATTTGTCCTTTATGCGCAAGCTCCCGAAAGGCAATTCTTGATAACTCGAAATCTCTTAAGACTCCTCTCGGACGACCGGTCACACGACATCTTCTCGTTAATCGTGAAGGCGCGGAATCTCTTGGCAACTTCGCAAGTGCCGCATAATCGCCCTTTTCTTTTAACTCTTTACGTCGTTCTGCATAACGTTGAACCAATTCCTGACGCTTTTGTTCCTTTACGACTTTGGACTTTTTCGCCATCTCATTCCCACCTTTTCCCTTTATAAATCGTAATGATTACGAATTATAGCATGGTCATTTTTCTTTGACAATAGACGATTTTTCTCTCCTCTTCATGCGAATAAAAATTTTTTCATTATAATCATGATTAACTTAGCATCCTTTCTCTTTCTATTATGTGAGCATTGCTCCATCTACCAATCTCATCATTCTCAGAAAAAATGATTTAATCCTTGACAAGTTTCACATTTAATTATAAGTTATAAATCGTAAAGATTACGATTAAGAAAATAAAGGGGCGTTTAGGTTGAAGAAATCATCATTTTATCTTAGTGCACTCGCACTAAGTCTTACTCTAGCAGCTTGTCAGGACACAAACGATGGAGCGAACGAAACAAGTACTCAGGAAGATGAGCAACCTGCATCAAGCGAGGAACAAGAAGCCATTGAAGTGGATATTACGGGTCTAGGGGATCACTACCATACAGGCGATACCGTTGAACTAACTGCAACAGTAAGTGGTTCTGATAAACTGGATCACTGGCATTGGTATACGAGAGAAAGCGACCAAGACGATTGGGAAGCCGCATCTGGTCAGGAAGGCGATACGTTTTCAATGGAAGCAGCAGACGGGGTAGAAGTAAAAGCGGTTCTTTATGGAGATGACCATGAAGTAGCAGCGGAATCCGATCCAGTGACGATCATGATTGACGACCACCATGGTCACGATGAAGAAAGCAAATTAATCTATCAAGGCTATTTTGATGATGAGCAAGTAGCGGACCGAGAACTATCTGACTGGGAAGGCGACTGGCAATCTGTCTTTCCATACCTTCAAAATGGCGACTTAGATGATGTCTTTGCGCACAAAGCGGAAGAAGGCGACATGACAGCAGAAGAATACAAAGACTACTACACAACAGGCTATGAAACCGATGTAGAACGCATCACCATTGATGACGGTCACGTGACGTTTTATGAGAATAATCAAGAATATTCTGGAGATTACGCGTACGACGGTTACGAAATTCTTACATACGAAAAAGGAAACCGTGGTGTCCGCTTTATCTATTCACTAACAGAAGAAGCAGAAAACATGCCGCAATACATTCAATTCAGTGATCATATTATCGCCCCTCAAGAGTCTAGTCACTTCCACCTCTACTGGGGAGACGATCGCGAAGAACTACTTGATGAAGTCGAGCATTGGCCAACGTACTACCCGTCTTCCCTTGACGCAGATGGCATTGTCCGCGATCAACTCGCACACTAATCCTTAGGGAGAGAAGGCCAATGCGCCCCTCCTCCCTCATTTCGTTACAAGTAAAGGAGTTAAAAAAAGATGAAACAATCCGTAAAACCCCTATTCGTTGGGCTATCCGCCATGACCGTGTTAATGGGGTGCCAAAGTGAAGGAACAACAGGCCAAGACGCTGATGTAAATGTCGTTGCCTCCTTCCTGCCGATGTATGAATTTACAAAACAAGTAGCTGGCGATCGAGCAAATGTTCAGTTGATGGTGTCAGAAGGACAAGATGCCCACGGCTATGAACCGAGCGCACAAGATGTAGCTGCCGTCAACGAAGCCGATGTCTTTGTGTACAGCAGTGAAGAAATGGAATTTTGGGTCGACAGCTTGTTTAATACCCTTGAAAATAACGACCTCGTTATTGCCCGTGCAGCAGATGGCTTGGAAGATGCGCATCACGATCATGCAGACGCAGGCGACATCACGGTTGAAGGAGTAGCGGATCATTACCATACCGGTGATGATGTAACGCTAACAGCTAAAGTGGCTGAAGACGTGGACTATGATCACTGGCATTGGTACCAGCGCGCTGATGAAAACGAAGAATGGTCAGCCGTTCCTGGACAGAGCACAGACACCTTTTCTGTGACAGCCGAAGACGCGAGCTTTGACGTTCAAGCCGTTCTCTATGACAACGACCACAATGTGTTCGCTGAGTCAGAAGCAGTGGCGATTGAAATCGACAACCACGACGAAGAGGAGCATGCCCCTTCAAGCGATGAGCCAATTGAGATTGTCGGATTAGCCGATCACTATCATACAGGTGATGTGGTCACACTCCAAGCCGAAACCAGTAAAGACGTAACGTATGACGATTGGCACTGGTTCAAAAAAGAAGAGCATGACGATGACTGGCAAGCCGTTCCAGAACAAGACTCAAGCCATTTTGAACACAAAACAACTGGCGAAAGTTTCGATATCAAAGCCGTCCTTTACGATGATGACCACAACGTCCATGCTGAATCTCCTTCTGTTCACGTCCTCATCGACGACCATGACGATCAAGATCCACACATTTGGTTAGATCCGGTGCTTGCACAAGATCAAGTCAGAATGATTCGCGACGCATTAATCGAAGCGGACCCTGACGGCGAATCAACCTATACGAAAAATGCCGATCAGTTTATTCATGAATTACAAGCATTAGATGAAGACTTTCGCACTGCATTAGAAGGCGCCGAAAATCGGACGTTCGTTGTTCAACATCAAGCATTCGGCTACCTTGCCGATCGCTATGACTTAGAACAGATCGCGATTGGTGGCCTATCCACGGAAATCGAACCAAGCCCGTCACGGATGGCTGAAATTGGCGAACTTATAGAGGAATACGACGTACCTGTTATCTATTATCAACAAGGAGCAAACTCCTCCATTGCTCAAACCGTTGCGACAGAAACCGGGACAGAAATTGCCGTCTTGTATGACCTTGAAGTGTTATCAGAAGAATTACTAGAAAATGATTTAGGGTACGTAGAGGCCATGCGCCAAAACCTTGAAGCCCTACAACAAAGCGTTCAATAAGCAACATGTAAAGCATGAAGAAAGGTCGATTCCCGTGTCCTACATTAAAGTGAATGAACTATCGTTCCACTATGAAAAAGAGCCCGTTCTCACCAACATCTCTTTTGAATTAAACCCAGGAGACTTCATCATGCTGACAGGCGAAAACGGCGCAGCAAAAACAACGTTATTGCGCAACATCTTAGGCATCTTAAAGCCTTCTGTCGGCGACGTCTCCCTCTCTCCGACAAATCAAGCTGGAGAAAAACTCGTTGTCGGCTATGTGCCCCAGCAAGTCGCTTCTTTCAATGTCGGCTTTCCGAGCACCGTCCTCGAATTAGTCCAATCGGGACGGTATCAAAAAGGAAAGTGGTTTAAACGCCTGAATCAAACGGACAAAGACCATGTACGAAAATCCCTTGAGTCCGTTGGCATGTGGGACATGCGCCATAAAAA includes:
- a CDS encoding metal ABC transporter ATP-binding protein, whose product is MSYIKVNELSFHYEKEPVLTNISFELNPGDFIMLTGENGAAKTTLLRNILGILKPSVGDVSLSPTNQAGEKLVVGYVPQQVASFNVGFPSTVLELVQSGRYQKGKWFKRLNQTDKDHVRKSLESVGMWDMRHKNIGELSGGQKQRISIARVFATDADLFILDEPTTGMDAKSREAFYKLLQHNREEHGKGILMVSHDHAELRNYCNKHIELVRKEDLPWRCFSMDSCKELSKPPS